One region of Patagioenas fasciata isolate bPatFas1 chromosome 6 unlocalized genomic scaffold, bPatFas1.hap1 SUPER_6_unloc_2, whole genome shotgun sequence genomic DNA includes:
- the LOC136116199 gene encoding olfactory receptor 14J1-like: MSYDRYVAICKPLHYGTLLSSRACVHMAAAAWATGFLNALLHTANTFSLPLCKGNALGQFFCEIPQILKLSCSHSYLRETGLLVVGVCLAFGCFVLIVVSYVQIFRAVLRIPSEQGRHKAFSTCLPHLAVVSLFVSTGVFAHLKPPSISSPSLDLVVSVLYSVVPPTVNPLIYSMRNQELKDAMWKLTTGFLLNL, encoded by the coding sequence atgtcctacgaccgctacgttgccatctgcaaacctctgcactacgggaccctcctgagcagcagagcttgtgtccacatggcagcagctgcctgggccactgggtttctcaatgctctgctgcacacggccaatacattttcactgccactgtgcaagggcaatgccctgggccagttcttctgtgaaatcccccagatcctcaagctctcctgctcacactcctacctcagggaaactgggcttcttgtggttggtgtctgtttggcatttgggtgttttgtgttaatcgtggtgtcctatgtgcagatcttcagggccgtgctgaggatcccctctgagcagggacggcacaaagccttttccacctgcctccctcacctggccgtggtctccctgtttgtcagcactggcgtgtttgcccacctgaagcccccgtccatctcctccccatccctggatctggtggtgtctgttctgtactcagtggtgcctccgacagtgaaccccctcatctacagcatgaggaaccaggagctaaAGGATGCCAtgtggaaactgacaactggatttcttctgaatctataa